The Polyangiaceae bacterium genome includes a region encoding these proteins:
- a CDS encoding molybdopterin molybdotransferase MoeA has protein sequence MLSFDEARERILRDVEPLGTERALLADALGRVLAEALTAAQPMPAFDYSAMDGYAVRSADLSGAGPWSLPVAGESRTGATPPELAAGAACRIFTGAALPLGADAVVMQEDVERDGEQARFESRPAVGSHVRKRGEDLDVGGLGLAAGTRLGPAQIGLAAAMDRAELPVFVRPRVSILCTGDELRAPGSPARPGSIPESNGQALSATLRVLGAAPRLLPYVRDDREATLAAVRDALSGADLLLTVGGVSVGEHDLVRPALEAAGARLDFWKVAIRPGKPLVFGRCGATRILGLPGNPVSAQVTFALFGAPLVRMLAGDRKPVPGFRRARLTQAVRQKAGRMSFVRGTLDGDAVTPLPNQASGAPTSMAWADCLLVVPAESEGFAAGAEVSVLALGSL, from the coding sequence ATGCTCTCGTTCGATGAGGCGCGGGAACGCATCCTGCGTGACGTTGAGCCGCTGGGCACGGAGCGGGCTCTGCTCGCCGACGCCTTGGGCCGCGTTCTCGCGGAGGCGTTGACGGCGGCGCAGCCGATGCCCGCGTTCGACTACAGCGCGATGGACGGCTACGCGGTGCGCAGCGCCGACCTCTCGGGAGCGGGGCCATGGAGCCTGCCCGTCGCGGGCGAGAGCCGTACCGGCGCGACGCCGCCCGAGCTCGCAGCCGGCGCGGCGTGTCGCATCTTCACGGGCGCGGCGCTGCCGCTGGGCGCCGACGCCGTGGTGATGCAGGAGGACGTCGAACGCGACGGCGAGCAAGCGCGCTTCGAGTCGCGGCCGGCGGTCGGCAGCCACGTGCGCAAGCGCGGCGAGGATCTCGACGTCGGCGGGCTCGGGCTCGCCGCTGGCACTCGCCTCGGCCCGGCGCAGATCGGTCTCGCGGCGGCGATGGATCGCGCGGAGCTCCCCGTGTTCGTGCGGCCGCGGGTCTCGATCCTGTGTACCGGGGACGAGCTGCGCGCGCCGGGCTCGCCGGCCCGACCGGGGAGCATCCCCGAGTCGAACGGGCAGGCGCTCTCGGCCACGCTGCGCGTGCTGGGCGCCGCGCCGCGTCTTCTGCCTTACGTGCGCGACGACCGCGAGGCCACGTTGGCCGCCGTGCGCGACGCGCTCTCCGGCGCGGATCTGCTGCTGACCGTGGGCGGCGTGAGCGTGGGCGAGCACGATCTGGTGCGGCCGGCGCTCGAGGCCGCGGGCGCGAGGCTCGATTTCTGGAAGGTCGCGATCCGTCCGGGCAAGCCCTTGGTCTTCGGCAGGTGCGGCGCGACCCGCATCCTGGGCCTGCCGGGCAATCCCGTGTCGGCGCAGGTCACGTTCGCGCTGTTCGGCGCACCGCTGGTTCGGATGCTCGCAGGGGATCGCAAGCCCGTGCCCGGCTTCCGCCGCGCGCGGCTGACCCAGGCGGTGCGCCAGAAGGCGGGGCGGATGAGCTTCGTGCGCGGCACGCTCGACGGCGACGCCGTCACACCGTTGCCGAACCAAGCCTCCGGTGCGCCGACCAGCATGGCCTGGGCCGACTGCCTGCTGGTCGTGCCGGCGGAGTCGGAGGGCTTCGCGGCGGGCGCGGAGGTGAGCGTGCTGGCGCTCGGATCGCTCTGA